The following proteins are encoded in a genomic region of Patescibacteria group bacterium:
- a CDS encoding glycine--tRNA ligase, with protein sequence MDLMQKIISLSKRRGFIFPSSEIYGGFGSSYDFGPLGALLKNNIKKAWSDEMLKKQNNIVGLDAAILMSPKVWEASGHLTAGFADELVECLSCHKRFRVDEMKKDKCPECGGEITSPKQFNLMMKTFVGSVEDESAIAYLRAETCQGIYINFKNVLGSMRLKLPFGIAQIGKSFRNEITTKNFIFRMREFEQMEMQWFCHPKEADKWFEYWKEQRLNWYLDLGVKKENLKMLEIPDGERAHYAKRQIDLEYNFPFGWHEIEGIHNRGDWDLSQHQKHSGENLSYKDPETGEEYIPHIIETSVGVERSLLAFFTEAYQEVSGGRTKTTEATKEEEIILKLDKKLAPIKVAILPLVKNKPDISKKAQEIYQLMKPHFMAQYDESGSIGRRYRRQDEIGTLYCVTIDFDTLDDNDVTVRDRDTMKQKRVKIGKLLEYLSEKLN encoded by the coding sequence ATGGATTTAATGCAAAAAATTATATCTCTTTCAAAACGCAGGGGATTTATATTCCCTTCTTCTGAAATTTACGGCGGATTCGGGTCCAGTTATGATTTTGGACCCCTGGGAGCGTTATTGAAAAACAATATCAAAAAAGCGTGGTCAGACGAAATGTTAAAGAAGCAAAATAATATTGTCGGTCTTGATGCTGCGATTTTGATGTCTCCTAAGGTCTGGGAGGCCTCAGGCCATCTTACTGCAGGATTTGCCGATGAATTAGTAGAATGTTTATCTTGCCACAAAAGATTTCGTGTAGATGAAATGAAGAAAGACAAATGTCCGGAATGCGGAGGAGAGATTACAAGTCCGAAGCAATTCAATTTAATGATGAAAACATTTGTCGGCTCTGTTGAGGATGAAAGCGCAATTGCTTATTTGCGCGCTGAAACCTGCCAGGGAATTTATATTAACTTTAAAAATGTTTTGGGTTCAATGAGATTAAAACTCCCATTTGGCATTGCCCAGATTGGGAAATCGTTCCGGAATGAAATTACCACCAAAAATTTTATTTTCCGGATGAGAGAGTTTGAACAAATGGAGATGCAATGGTTCTGCCATCCAAAAGAAGCGGATAAATGGTTTGAATATTGGAAAGAGCAAAGATTGAATTGGTATCTTGATTTAGGCGTGAAAAAAGAAAATTTAAAAATGTTGGAAATTCCTGATGGCGAAAGAGCGCATTATGCCAAAAGACAGATTGATTTGGAATATAATTTTCCATTTGGTTGGCATGAAATTGAAGGAATCCATAACCGCGGAGATTGGGATTTGTCCCAACACCAGAAACATAGCGGCGAGAACTTGAGCTATAAAGACCCGGAAACAGGAGAAGAATATATTCCTCATATAATTGAGACATCAGTTGGGGTTGAAAGAAGTTTGTTGGCGTTTTTTACAGAAGCATATCAGGAGGTTTCTGGCGGAAGGACAAAAACCACAGAAGCGACCAAAGAAGAGGAAATAATCTTGAAACTTGATAAAAAATTAGCGCCGATTAAAGTGGCGATTTTGCCTTTGGTTAAAAATAAACCGGATATTTCTAAAAAAGCTCAAGAAATATACCAACTTATGAAACCACATTTTATGGCACAATACGATGAGTCCGGCTCTATTGGCAGGAGATACCGCAGACAGGACGAAATAGGAACGCTTTACTGCGTAACCATTGATTTTGATACATTGGATGATAATGATGTCACGGTCCGCGACAGGGACACAATGAAACAAAAAAGAGTGAAAATAGGCAAACTCTTGGAATACCTCTCTGAAAAATTAAACTAA
- a CDS encoding nucleotidyl transferase AbiEii/AbiGii toxin family protein, whose protein sequence is MTLDYLKHKNILLQILKDIYSDTSIAPYLGFKGGTATLLFYELNRYSVDLDFDLLDESKEQSVFDKIQKIATVYGRIIESRIKRFNLINIISYDTKSQNIKIEVNRRDFGSRYELKTLLGISMLVMVREDMFAHKLMAMYERVGKTSRDIYDVWFFLKNNWPVNKEIIEQRSGLPFNELLQKCAEQLEKMDNRNILVGLGESLIESQKDWARAKLRTETIFLLRARLESER, encoded by the coding sequence ATGACATTAGATTATTTAAAACATAAAAATATACTACTTCAGATTTTGAAGGACATTTACTCTGACACGTCGATTGCTCCTTATTTGGGGTTTAAGGGTGGCACAGCTACTCTCCTGTTTTATGAATTGAATCGCTATTCGGTTGATTTAGATTTTGACTTACTTGATGAAAGTAAAGAGCAGTCCGTGTTTGATAAAATCCAAAAAATCGCCACTGTCTATGGGAGAATTATTGAATCACGGATTAAGCGTTTCAATTTGATTAATATAATCTCTTATGACACAAAATCCCAGAATATTAAAATTGAGGTAAATAGGCGAGATTTTGGTTCACGATATGAATTGAAAACTCTGCTTGGCATTTCAATGTTGGTCATGGTTAGGGAAGATATGTTCGCCCATAAACTCATGGCCATGTATGAACGAGTTGGCAAAACAAGTCGCGATATTTATGATGTCTGGTTTTTCTTGAAGAACAACTGGCCGGTGAACAAAGAAATTATTGAACAAAGGTCTGGTTTGCCTTTTAATGAACTTCTACAAAAGTGCGCAGAACAGTTAGAGAAAATGGATAATCGGAATATTCTGGTTGGCTTGGGCGAATCTCTTATCGAATCACAGAAAGATTGGGCTCGGGCAAAACTTCGAACAGAAACAATTTTTTTATTGAGAGCTCGATTAGAAAGTGAAAGATAA